A section of the Clostridium felsineum DSM 794 genome encodes:
- a CDS encoding CHAP domain-containing protein, producing MRKVLKILIGVIISAVILGLIGFASDKLYQKHIDKIHNIGMYMDSYKGVNVYYNGKKYAESHGKNYSSDGYYYGYKWQCVEYIKRFYYEVKHHEMPNGFGNAKDFFDPKVAQGKLNKDRGLIQYKNGGNEKPKADDILIFTDTKYGHVAIVTKVTDDHIVIIQQNMGTRTRDMFDLECKDGKYFVGGKRIPAGWLRK from the coding sequence ATGAGAAAGGTATTAAAAATATTAATAGGGGTAATTATTTCGGCAGTAATTTTAGGACTTATAGGATTTGCTTCAGATAAACTCTATCAAAAACACATAGATAAAATACATAATATAGGTATGTATATGGATAGCTACAAAGGTGTAAATGTATATTATAATGGTAAAAAATATGCAGAAAGCCATGGTAAAAATTATAGCAGTGATGGATACTATTATGGCTATAAGTGGCAGTGTGTTGAATACATAAAAAGATTTTATTATGAAGTTAAGCACCATGAAATGCCTAATGGTTTTGGAAATGCTAAAGATTTTTTTGATCCTAAGGTAGCTCAGGGAAAGCTCAATAAAGATAGAGGACTTATTCAATATAAAAATGGTGGAAATGAAAAACCTAAAGCTGATGATATATTAATTTTTACAGATACAAAATATGGACATGTTGCAATAGTAACAAAGGTTACAGATGATCATATAGTAATTATTCAACAGAACATGGGGACTAGAACCAGGGATATGTTTGATTTAGAATGCAAAGATGGAAAGTATTTTGTTGGAGGAAAGCGAATTCCAGCGGGGTGGCTTAGGAAATGA
- a CDS encoding DUF438 domain-containing protein — protein sequence MSRIINNREYRQKKLKEIILELHNGKNVDEVREKFQEIIKGVSTKEISEMEAELIKEGMKVEEIQRLCDVHAAVFKGSIEEIHHPEKEEGHPVDVIKKENEAVKSYIKSHLMPNLDELKKADSHSVRLKLMENINMLFDLDKHYSRKENLIFPYLEKYGITAPPKVMWGVDDEIRGALKECKEVVNTVEKGPQEIITIIENTTKRIDEMIFKEENILLPMCIDTFSEDEWLDIESESDEIGYCLVSPSVKWKPIRENLEGKEKSKLANENSEGYIKFDTGILKVNEISAILDTLPLDITFVDKEGIVKYFSGGSERIFPRTKTVIGRKVQNCHPPASVHIVEKVVEDLKSGKKEHEDFWIHMGELYVLIKYYAVKNEKGEFIGVLEITQNIKEIQEITGEKRLLE from the coding sequence ATGAGTCGAATAATCAATAACAGGGAGTATAGACAAAAAAAGTTAAAAGAAATAATTTTAGAGCTTCACAATGGAAAAAACGTTGACGAGGTTAGAGAAAAATTTCAGGAAATTATAAAAGGAGTTTCAACTAAAGAGATATCAGAAATGGAAGCTGAGCTTATAAAAGAAGGAATGAAGGTAGAAGAAATACAGAGACTTTGTGATGTTCATGCAGCAGTTTTTAAAGGTTCAATAGAAGAAATACATCATCCTGAAAAGGAGGAAGGTCATCCTGTAGATGTTATTAAAAAAGAAAATGAGGCTGTTAAAAGCTACATTAAGTCTCATTTGATGCCAAATTTGGATGAACTGAAGAAAGCAGATAGCCACTCTGTAAGGTTAAAACTAATGGAAAATATAAATATGCTTTTTGATTTAGATAAGCATTACAGTAGAAAAGAAAATTTGATATTTCCTTACCTGGAGAAGTATGGAATAACAGCACCTCCAAAGGTTATGTGGGGAGTGGATGATGAAATTAGAGGAGCCTTAAAAGAATGTAAAGAAGTCGTAAATACTGTAGAAAAAGGGCCGCAAGAAATAATAACAATCATAGAAAATACCACAAAAAGAATTGATGAAATGATATTTAAAGAGGAAAACATACTTCTTCCAATGTGCATTGATACTTTTAGTGAAGATGAATGGCTTGATATAGAAAGTGAAAGTGATGAAATAGGTTATTGTTTAGTATCACCTTCAGTAAAATGGAAACCTATAAGAGAAAATTTAGAAGGAAAAGAGAAAAGTAAGCTTGCAAATGAAAATTCAGAAGGATATATAAAATTTGATACAGGTATACTGAAAGTAAATGAAATAAGTGCTATTTTAGATACCCTTCCTTTGGATATAACCTTCGTTGATAAAGAGGGAATAGTCAAATATTTCTCTGGTGGAAGTGAGAGGATATTTCCAAGAACTAAAACAGTTATAGGGAGAAAGGTTCAAAACTGTCATCCACCAGCTAGTGTTCATATAGTAGAAAAAGTAGTTGAGGATTTAAAGAGTGGTAAAAAGGAGCATGAGGATTTTTGGATTCACATGGGAGAATTATATGTGCTTATAAAATATTATGCCGTTAAGAATGAAAAGGGTGAATTCATTGGTGTACTTGAAATTACTCAAAATATAAAAGAAATTCAAGAGATTACCGGAGAAAAACGATTACTTGAATAA
- a CDS encoding MFS transporter gives MKIFRKDFFNFGGLFFFYFLIWAVVLTFLPMWLTDVAHLNASKAGFVFSSISLVALIYQPFFGVIQDKLVFKKYLFAFVAILMLFMGPFFSYAYIPLLHFNIYVGAIIGSVYLSACFYAGVGVVESYIEKVSRNNKFEYGHVRLFGSIAGATASFVGGILYVKNPVSIFWFASLSAVVLCILLYIAKVNNNDESSEKESQKSQINKEIVFSILKMKKFWFLALIIIGTACIYDVFDQQFPNYYASFFSSKAVGTSVFSKLVSFQTGLEAVLMIFAPAIVNRIGAKNGLILFGTLTFIRIFGSATFTNPVILSGIRLIAAFEMPLLLVSIMKYITHVFDVRFSATVYLLGFNFAKQLAVAIFSSIAGNLYSSIGFRYTYYFLSVVVLAITLVSVITLTNDKKVKELSSSTAV, from the coding sequence ATGAAGATTTTTAGAAAAGATTTTTTTAATTTTGGAGGATTATTTTTCTTTTATTTTTTAATATGGGCAGTAGTGTTAACGTTTTTACCAATGTGGTTAACGGATGTAGCACATTTAAATGCAAGCAAAGCAGGATTTGTTTTTTCGTCTATATCTTTAGTTGCACTTATTTATCAGCCGTTTTTCGGTGTTATACAAGATAAACTTGTTTTTAAAAAATATTTATTTGCTTTTGTTGCAATCTTGATGCTTTTTATGGGACCCTTCTTTAGCTACGCATATATTCCTCTTCTTCATTTTAACATATATGTTGGAGCTATAATTGGAAGTGTGTATTTAAGTGCATGTTTTTATGCAGGGGTAGGTGTTGTAGAATCTTATATTGAAAAAGTAAGTAGAAACAATAAGTTTGAATATGGTCATGTAAGATTGTTTGGTTCAATTGCAGGAGCAACAGCATCCTTTGTTGGAGGCATACTATATGTAAAAAATCCTGTAAGTATATTTTGGTTTGCATCACTTTCGGCAGTAGTTCTTTGCATTCTACTTTATATAGCTAAGGTTAATAATAATGATGAAAGCAGTGAAAAAGAAAGTCAAAAAAGTCAAATAAATAAAGAGATCGTTTTCTCTATTCTTAAAATGAAAAAATTCTGGTTTTTAGCTTTAATAATAATAGGAACAGCATGCATATATGATGTTTTTGATCAACAATTTCCTAATTATTATGCAAGCTTTTTCTCAAGTAAGGCAGTTGGTACTAGTGTGTTTAGTAAGCTTGTTTCATTTCAAACTGGTTTAGAGGCAGTTCTTATGATTTTTGCTCCAGCAATTGTAAATAGAATAGGTGCTAAAAACGGATTGATTTTATTCGGAACTTTAACCTTTATTCGTATTTTTGGTAGCGCTACTTTTACAAATCCAGTTATATTGTCTGGAATTAGATTAATAGCAGCATTTGAAATGCCATTACTTTTAGTTTCAATAATGAAGTATATAACACATGTGTTTGATGTACGCTTTTCAGCTACTGTATATCTTCTGGGCTTTAATTTTGCAAAACAATTAGCAGTTGCAATTTTCTCGTCAATAGCAGGAAATTTATATTCATCTATAGGTTTTAGATATACTTACTATTTTTTAAGTGTAGTTGTTCTTGCTATTACCCTTGTAAGCGTTATCACACTTACAAACGACAAAAAAGTAAAAGAATTATCTTCTAGTACAGCTGTGTAG
- a CDS encoding glycoside hydrolase family 43 protein, whose protein sequence is MKDEKMLNPIVIQRADPMIYKHSDGCYYFTASVPEYDRIEIRKAKTIEGLRNAETKDVWKKHESGEMSNLIWAPEIHFINGAWYIYFAAAPDKNIDDDTFNHRMFVIENVNEDPFTPNWTEKGQIKTGWETFSLDATVFQHNEKLYYVWAQQDINIKGHSNIYIAEMENPWTLKTKPVMLTKPELEWEIRGFWVNEGPAVLKKNGKIFITYSASATDVNYCMGILTADESSNLLDKNSWTKSQTPVFKSSMENHQYGPGHNSFTVSEDGKDDILVYHARNYTEIKGDPLYDPNRHTRVQIINWRADGTPDFGVPEKDSPEIETPVKA, encoded by the coding sequence ATGAAAGATGAAAAAATGTTAAATCCTATTGTTATTCAAAGAGCAGACCCTATGATATACAAGCATAGTGATGGTTGTTATTATTTCACAGCATCAGTTCCTGAATATGATCGAATAGAAATAAGAAAAGCTAAAACAATAGAAGGACTTAGAAATGCTGAAACTAAGGATGTATGGAAAAAGCATGAAAGTGGAGAAATGAGTAACCTAATTTGGGCGCCGGAAATACATTTCATTAATGGAGCTTGGTATATATATTTTGCAGCAGCACCAGATAAGAACATAGATGATGATACTTTTAATCACAGAATGTTTGTTATAGAAAACGTAAACGAAGATCCTTTTACTCCGAATTGGACAGAAAAAGGGCAAATAAAAACAGGCTGGGAAACTTTTTCTCTTGACGCCACTGTTTTTCAGCATAATGAAAAGCTTTACTATGTGTGGGCACAACAAGATATTAACATCAAAGGACATTCGAATATATATATAGCAGAAATGGAAAACCCTTGGACACTCAAAACAAAACCCGTTATGCTTACAAAACCAGAGTTAGAGTGGGAGATACGTGGATTTTGGGTTAATGAAGGTCCAGCAGTATTAAAAAAGAATGGAAAAATCTTTATAACGTATTCAGCTAGTGCTACTGATGTGAATTATTGTATGGGAATCTTAACCGCAGATGAAAGTAGTAATTTACTTGATAAAAATTCCTGGACAAAATCACAAACACCAGTATTTAAAAGCAGCATGGAAAATCATCAATATGGACCAGGTCACAACAGCTTTACTGTTTCAGAGGATGGAAAGGATGATATTTTAGTTTATCACGCAAGAAACTATACAGAAATTAAGGGCGACCCGCTATATGATCCTAACAGACATACAAGGGTACAAATTATAAATTGGAGGGCAGATGGAACGCCTGATTTTGGAGTGCCAGAAAAAGACAGTCCTGAAATAGAAACTCCAGTAAAAGCATAA